Below is a window of Plasmodium sp. gorilla clade G2 genome assembly, chromosome: 14 DNA.
tgataAACAAAGGTATTATTTCAAATAATTcgtgtaataataataataattattattattattataatgatcaAGAACTAATTGAAGAAATATCTTCCTTTCGATCATTAAGTTTAATTcgtttaaattatttaataataaattatctttttatgtgggataatatatatgatttcaTAAACGtcattttatcatattcattatatgaTTCAAATGTTTATtcgtatttttataataatcataaaaaaaaggtatataataagaaattatattcTACACATTATGATAATGCTAAAAAATTTTGTGTGTGTTATgatatgttcatattatattgGAGAAATTctcaaatattaaataacaaatatttagaaaaagTATTCAGATATTTTTTAgatgaattaaatatatattattcgaaatatataaatgattggATAAAGAAAGGGCAAATATTTgacaaaaataatgaattttttatatgccctgaaaaaaatgaaaacgtGATATATCCTTACAATTACACTACATTAGATATtaaaatagaaaatgaatatttgtTATGTCCAgaattttttcattcttttgtttcttatataataaatttaggGAATAATATTCGTTTACATATGAAAATTAATaatgagaaaaataatattgattatGTTGATTATTATGTAAGAGAAGAATTGAATCAATATCGAAATATAtctgaaaataataatgatatgtattataatacatataataatttacctTTTGTTtgtaatgatgataattcgAATgaccttttattttttggagaatatactaataatatgaaaagtttacatttaaatactcttaatttttattataatttagaaaatttaaaagacGACCCTAATAGTTCATTggatatattatgtaaatttttaaagataaataaaaataaatgcttaccttattttaataagaatattatatcattaaatatatcttatgatatatatataaagaaatatatgcaAGAAcaattttttgaaatatatcaTAGAAGTAAtcgtatatttttatatagtttaatgaaatattgttatttgttggaatatttttcttgtttACGTAGTTTAGTATTTTTAGAAATCAATGATTATATTTCACctttttttgaatttatttttaaagaaaattcTTTTCTTATAATTGATGAAAGGAACATGAATTCTATTTTTAGACAGTgtgtttataataatacaaatataatattacagaaaaaaaaaaaaaaaaaaaaaatttatacagATGATGGAAATTATACTTGctccttttttttacatcaaaaatttacattaatacatatgaaaataatattatcaaaaataaatgatatggaaaataataagaaaaaccAGAAGAAAAGAATCTTATTACATAtgcaaaatgataataaaataatacaaactcttaatgaatataataatccaATAAATTTTGAAgaaagatattataaaaaaatcaatGGTGTAAAGGATAACATGTCTTTACTACAAAATGAGGAAGATAcacaatatataaacaataataatatggaagataatattatatatgaaaattataacacATGTGCTGATAAAAATAGTTTTGATAACAGAAATTATAATGCCattcaatataataatacaaataatattaaatgttCATCCGATTTTAAATTTGATGAGaatttaagaaaatattCTATATGTGAAAAATTGACTAACACATTttataaagaagaaataatatcaaacatatataaaaacttttatttaaaattaaaagaaaatacattatataataataatgtaaatgtTATTAGTTATCGAAATTTAATTATAGAATCTAAAGGATCaccttttattaattttttatttgattcaAAATGTTTAGAAAAATATTCTGCAATCTTTTCCTATTTCTTAGAAATTAAGAAatcttttcatatattaaatttggtatatatattttataaatatgtgaAATCCAAAAAACCTGTACATTTTGATAactattatatgatattaagTTCATTATgtgtattaaaatataaaatttatttttttatcaacaCATTGTATACATATTTCCAATGGATCTTAAAATATTCATGGAACcgttttataataaatttatctGAATCCAAATCATTAACtcatatcaaaaaaaatcatgaatcttatattaattttttaatagaaACTATATTAATACCAATAAAAACTCCACAtcaagaattatataattattatataaatgaggaatataaagataatgatatttataaacaatatgaacaaaaattttttaattctagtattagaaaaaatgatCAAGATAGTAATATTTCCTCGTCAgcacattatataaataatatatcatctcATAATATGGATACCAATTTATtactaaataataattctacaaatataataatagataAAACCAAAAACTATACGTATGTTCatcaaaaacaaaaatataataatataaaagagaatataatatataaagagaGGAATGCTttcttaaataaaaattctatGGATAAACAATTCTTACTTAACGaattattttcaaataatattttaaacttaatttttattccatcacaaatatatgaaatactTTTAAAACTAAGTAAAtttctaaaaataaaatttgatcttaattttgataattcttattataacacatatgaaaattattatagAAATGAATTCAATACAAGTGAAGAATATGACGAGGAATCTAATGAAAATTCTGACAACGATATGAATGATGAATGTAATGAAAATTCtgataatgatataataaaaattaaaaacaatttattaaatactaGCCAAaatgataacaataataatagtaatttaaaaaagttaGAAACTGAacaattcattttttctataaaaaatgatataaaagctTTAACAAAAATTTTTGAAATTAATTACACAgaatttatgaaaaaattaaatataatttcatttaatGCTGAAGATGATACTTTTTTTGGTCccaataaaaattatgaattatttaatcatataataaGATTAGACAAAAATATTCTTAAACAAATTTCTATTCTAGAATATATGTTATCATTCCAATCACATAATAATACAACCGatgttataaattaaaatatataattttttttatatgaatatatacttttatttatttatttattttttttttttttttttttttttttttttttttgtaaattttataaatatttaattagtttattatatatttattaattatatacatttatctatatcctttttcttttttttaaggaatatattatatacatcatTTTCtctattttataatatttttctgatgaaataaataacattAAATTAtagtaatgaaaataaaaataaaccatctaattttttataaccatgaatgtttatatatatcttttaaattataaattggTAGtcaattatttaatatatataatatatatatatatttatttatttatttatacttaTCATTGTttctatttttctttttttttttttttttttgtaacaagaaaataaaaaacaaaacaaaaaaaacaatacaataaaatcaaatcaaataaaatacaaatgattagtagaataaatatttttatatttaatctataacataaaaaaaaaaaaagtgtatcagataacaaaaaaaaaaatttgaactCATTTAACCaagtataataaattatatatagtaagaaaaattaatttaaagGTGAAGTAGATATTCACATTTATACAAGAAgatgtaaaaataatttataattcattaaaaatttgacaaaagaatataattaaatattattgtaggatttttttattttatatgaagaaCATATCAAGCATTCTTTTTGTTACGTAAAAACCGCCTGCGAAAAGAAAGaatgtaaaattatataaaaaaaaaaaaaaaaaaaaaaaaaaaaacataaaataatgaaatatacacacatatatatatttatatgtacatataattttctaaTTATGATGAGATAAAATTGTACCTGATAAATTGACAGAGGATAAAAAGGTTGCAAGCATAGATAATATCGAacttacatttttataaccaTTTCCATATTCTATCATACTTCCTATAATAATAACTCCAGATAActaacaagaaaaaaaaaaatatatatatgtatatatgtttatgtaataatctttttttttttttaatttttcgcCTTCAAAcgtaacatatatatgtatattttttttttttttttttttttttttttttaccgcATTTGTCACAGACATTAGTGGTGTATGCAAAGCAGGCGTTACGGACCAAACACAATAATAACCAACAATTGTagataatgtaaataaaaataaactttGCAAATCCGACTGTGATAAAAATGTTGCCGCTAAAAATGTAAGTATTATTACACATACtaaggaaatataaaaaaatgtatctGATTCAATAAATTTTTCTGTTAAACGTAAACCTGTTggatatttaatttttttttctgataaTGGTTCAATAAGTTCATTTTGATCACTTATAAATACACTTTcactttttattaatttttctaaaGATTTATCAggtgaatataaaatattcccATCTTTAATAACAACCAATGATTtgattatatcattattcatgtctatattaaaatgtattCCTCCACCCATTTCTTCTAataaatttatcatattcataGAAAATAAATCAGAAGCTTGCATAGGCATATTTCTTTCTATTTTATCTCTTCCTAAAACATGTACTCcgtttattaaaatattttcatttgacTCAGAACATTCAATATTTCCTCcccatttgttttttttatctccAAATTCAGTAGATAAATCTACAGCTACACTTCCTGGTTTCATTAACTTAATCATTTCTGTACTTATTAATTTGGGTGAGGTTTTTCCTGGTACCGAAGCTGAACATATTAAGATatcacatttttttataattcttttaaatatattaatttgtaaatttatatattcttcattattCATTTCTGTAgacatatttaaaatatctcCTCTTTCATTTGTTGGtatctttataaatataccaCCACAACTTTTCACTTCTTCTTCTGTAGCTAATCTTGAATCATGGGAATATACAATAGCTCCTAAACTTTTTGCAGTTATTATTGCTTGTAATCCTGCAACTCCTGCTCCAATAACAAAAACTTTCGCAGGGTTAATTTTTCCTGCTGCTGTAATTGATGACTTACTAAATCTaggtaatataaaaaatgctTCTAAAACAGCTCTATAACCTTGCAAATTACTCATAGAACTCCTAACATCCAATTTTTGTGCCCGCGTTGATCTAGGAACTTCATCAATAGCTagatatgtaatattattcttttcttcATCTTGTATCATTTTAtctaataaatgataattaaTACTTGGCCATAAATAACTAATAAGTATTGTgttattttgtatttcttcaataaaatttattgtaGGTGGATCAACTTTTAATATGATATTACTTTGTTCAAAAATAACATTTCTTGAAACAACTTCAGCAccatattttgtatattcatcattttgtattaatatatttgtaccTATATCTCTTTCAACTAATATTCGGAAACCCATTAGTCTCAACTTGGGTACAAATTTTGGAGATATGGGTACAATAGATAAATTAGCAACACCTTTTGGGTCTCtcatattttgtatatattctatTTCGGATTGCATATTTTCAATCAATAGATCGTTATTTACTCCCAAATTTTCATCCTTTATAAGTCCTATAACTCGTCGAGGTTTAGGATAATTTTCCTCCTGGAATGCTAAATCATCGATACTATTTGAACTATCCGTAAGAGAGTATGAAGATCGAACTTCTCGTttgtcattatttatatatctatcTTGATCCGAAATATCTGGATATTTATGATTAACATAGTCATTAAGAATAGTTAGAATTTGATTAGTTGTATGTTTCGCATCAccaaaaagaagaaatgtattggataaataaaataacggATTATCAATAGCAGAATATCCTGTATTTAATGTCCTTTTAAAAACGATTACTTGTTTGCTTTTCCATACTTCAATAACTGGCATACCATAAATTTTACTTGAAGGATCTAAAGATGATGGATTCACAATATCATTAGCACCAACAACTAGAACAATACCAGCTTCAGATATTATAGGATTTATTTCATTCATTTCTTTTACAATATTATAAGGTATATTAGCTTCTGCTAACAGAACATTTAAATGCCCAGGCATTCTACCTGCTACTGGATGTATAGCAAAAGTAACATTAATATTTCTTGATGTTAATATAGAACAAATTTCAGCTAATTCTCTTTGACATTTACTTAATGCAGTACCATAACCAGGtactataataatattttttgcatttattaaattttctgCAACGTATTTACTTGTTGTTGAATTTAtagtttttttctttttctctaTAAAATTTTGATCATATATAGATTCTcctatattttcataatcatCCCATCCAcctaaaataatattaaatatatctctATTCATTCCTATGCACATAATATATGACAATACTGCACCAGAGGAACCTATAAGTGCCCctgaaattattaataaattattatgtaataaaaaaccGCTAATAGCTGTAGCAAATCCGGAATAAGAATTTAATACGCTAATAATTACTGGCATGTCAGCAGCACCAATTGATGCTATTAAATGAAACCCAAGAAAGGAATCAACAATTAATGagatatataaacatatactttttaaatataatgattttaatgtgacaaaataatatcctaatataataataagaacgatacataatatattaataacttTCTTTATTTGTAATTTTAATGATTTACTATCTAATATACCACTTAATTTACCAGCAGCAACTAAAGATCCAATAAATGCAATAGACGCAATAAAAGTACCTACATAAAGTTCTAACAAATGTATAGTACtaatttcataattttcaaAAGATTCAGAATGATATTTGGAAAATCCTACAAAAAGTGCAGCTAGCCCAACAAAACTGTGAAACAAAGCAACTAATTGTGGCATTTGTACCATACTAACATTATGAGCTATATATATTCCTATAGTTATAGCTGGAATAACaattaatagaaataatttatatctgAATCCAAATCCTACTTGACtaaatgttattataatagCTCCTACTATTCCAATAAAACCAAGTATATTACCTCTTTTAGATGTTCTATGAGCATTTAATCCAGTTAAGCAAAGTATAAAACAtatagatgaaaataaataaacagcATTTAATAATGATGGTAATACTGAATAATATGTAGAAGGTTCCATCTCTTCATTATTCCACAAATTATGTCTTGATGCCTTTTCATCATTCTTATAATCATTTGTTATATCATTCGAAGATACAGGAAAATTAATAACTGGtaattttatttcaaaaatGGGATTTTTATCATCCTCTATAGATTCATTAAatccttttatataattcctCAAATTTGATTTGCCATAACAATTGCATCTcagaattaataaaagacATAAAGTAATATAgacacatatatttttatacattttattatatatatataaatctatatatatgtgttcttaatttttaaatatatgtaagatACAATCTTATTCTATTAtgattgtatatattacTCTAATGTTATACACAAGTTAATATAGTTCATATTTttgcataaatatatatttaataggatctctttttaaaaattatatacatataacaaaaaaaaaaatatacatatatatataaacaaaataataacaaaacagacaaacaaataaataaacaaatatataaaagaaagtaaatatatgaagcaaaattgaataaatatttaatgcAAACACAACAATTcagatacaaataaaaaaaaaaaaaaagaaaaaaataaaaaaggaattgtaaaaatatttttttataacaagcAAAATATGAttaggaaaataaaaaatactagtaatatataaatttttttcatattaatattatattagtaTGCAAAACATATTGTATGCTCTACACGGAAccaaaaacaaaagaaatagaaaaaaaaaaaaaaaaaaagaagaagaaattcACACAGAAATGTATGCATAAACAAGATTATTTacttaaatgaatatatatatataatatatatgtatatatatatttatatataacttcaatctatactattattttaattttttttttttttttttccaaattATGGTGattataattgtatatacattatttgacaaaattttatatgatattatatataaattttacaaaaaaataaacaaataaataaaataatgaaataactttgatatatatttctttttatactttaaatatatacattaatatataataatcttaATTTCCTATGTATTCAATTAAAATTCATATAgatcatatattttactttATATATCAAGTTgcttgtttttttatttttatacgaTTATTCCatgttcttttaatttttcaattatatgtttctttttttcatctttatttattttattccatTCAAATGATGTTACGTTAATAATTGACCATCCACTTTTTCGGAGTAGCCAATGTTTGAAAATGGTAGTAccacattttatatatgtcctaaataaaaaaaaaaaaaaaaaatatacatacatatatacatatatatataatcacatatttatatttttaaaaaataaccCTTTTTTTTAGCTTTACTTTTTTATCCTTTGAGGATCCCCTTTTTCAATTTCGTTCAGAACTAAGAGGTGATGTGATGGACCATCTATTTCTATAGCTACTTTTTGTTCACCACATTTTTGTTCAAGTTTTATATCAACTGATAAAAGATCTTCTGTTATATATTCGTTGTCATACTTTATATTTACGTCATCTAATATTTCACATATTTGAAAGTGGAATCCAGAAATATgatcatttttattcttatttcttttaaattcaCGTTTTTGTAATAGCAA
It encodes the following:
- a CDS encoding pyridine nucleotide transhydrogenase, putative, translating into MYKNICVYITLCLLLILRCNCYGKSNLRNYIKGFNESIEDDKNPIFEIKLPVINFPVSSNDITNDYKNDEKASRHNLWNNEEMEPSTYYSVLPSLLNAVYLFSSICFILCLTGLNAHRTSKRGNILGFIGIVGAIIITFSQVGFGFRYKLFLLIVIPAITIGIYIAHNVSMVQMPQLVALFHSFVGLAALFVGFSKYHSESFENYEISTIHLLELYVGTFIASIAFIGSLVAAGKLSGILDSKSLKLQIKKVINILCIVLIIILGYYFVTLKSLYLKSICLYISLIVDSFLGFHLIASIGAADMPVIISVLNSYSGFATAISGFLLHNNLLIISGALIGSSGAVLSYIMCIGMNRDIFNIILGGWDDYENIGESIYDQNFIEKKKKTINSTTSKYVAENLINAKNIIIVPGYGTALSKCQRELAEICSILTSRNINVTFAIHPVAGRMPGHLNVLLAEANIPYNIVKEMNEINPIISEAGIVLVVGANDIVNPSSLDPSSKIYGMPVIEVWKSKQVIVFKRTLNTGYSAIDNPLFYLSNTFLLFGDAKHTTNQILTILNDYVNHKYPDISDQDRYINNDKREVRSSYSLTDSSNSIDDLAFQEENYPKPRRVIGLIKDENLGVNNDLLIENMQSEIEYIQNMRDPKGVANLSIVPISPKFVPKLRLMGFRILVERDIGTNILIQNDEYTKYGAEVVSRNVIFEQSNIILKVDPPTINFIEEIQNNTILISYLWPSINYHLLDKMIQDEEKNNITYLAIDEVPRSTRAQKLDVRSSMSNLQGYRAVLEAFFILPRFSKSSITAAGKINPAKVFVIGAGVAGLQAIITAKSLGAIVYSHDSRLATEEEVKSCGGIFIKIPTNERGDILNMSTEMNNEEYINLQINIFKRIIKKCDILICSASVPGKTSPKLISTEMIKLMKPGSVAVDLSTEFGDKKNKWGGNIECSESNENILINGVHVLGRDKIERNMPMQASDLFSMNMINLLEEMGGGIHFNIDMNNDIIKSLVVIKDGNILYSPDKSLEKLIKSESVFISDQNELIEPLSEKKIKYPTGLRLTEKFIESDTFFYISLVCVIILTFLAATFLSQSDLQSLFLFTLSTIVGYYCVWSVTPALHTPLMSVTNALSGVIIIGSMIEYGNGYKNVSSILSMLATFLSSVNLSGGFYVTKRMLDMFFI